From Thermodesulfovibrionales bacterium:
GTTTCTCGAATATGCGCGAGTTAACCATCCGTTCATTCCGATAATCGCGATGACCGCTAATTACAGCGCTGAAGCGGAATGCAGGCTTCAGTCTCTCGGTATCACGCAGGTGATGGAGAAACCGTTCAGTATGAAGAAGCTGACAGCGAAGATCGCCGATAATTTACATGATCTGGTCCATACGTGATTTGATGCCGATCAGATTCCGCTGAATCTCGGCTTTCTCTTTTCGAGAAAGGCCTTCATACCCTCCTCGAGGTCCTTGGTAGCAAAACATTCGGTGAACGAACGTATCTCCCTCTCTATCCCCTCTTCAATCCCTGGGGCATTGTTGAGAAGGATCTTGACCTTCTTGACGGCCAGCGGGCCTTTTTGTGCTATCGCCTTCGCCATGTCCATCGACTTTTCATACAGATCTGCCTCGTTCACGATGCTATCGGCCAGTCCGCATGAAACTGCCTCGTCTGCGTCTATGATCCTTCCGGTTAGGAGCATCTCCTTCGCCTTCCCCATCCCGACAAGCCGTGGAAGCCGTTGTGTCGCCCCGAAGCCGGGGATAAGACCGAGGTTCAGTTCGGGCTGTCCGAACCGGGCGTTCGCAGCCGCCATCCGGATATCACAGGAGATCGCCAGTTCGCAGCCGCCTCCAAGGGCATAACCGCTCACCGCAGCGATCACCGCCTTTCCCATATCTTCGATCAGGGAAAAGACCGTATGCCCGAGTCGCGAGAAGGCCTCCGCCTCCTCAGGACTCTTCCCTTTCATCTCCTTAATGTCAGCGCCGGCGCAGAAATTCCCGTTCCCGGTCAGGATCACAACCCGAACCTCTCTGTCCTTTTCGATTGTGGTGAGGGAATCCCGGAGATCCCGGAGCAGTGCCGTGTCGAGGATATTCAGGCGTCCGGGGCTGTCCAACGTGATGATCCCGATCTCTCCCTTCTTCTCCACCCTCAGCAGTTTATCGGTATTCATAGAATCCTTCTCCGTTCTTCTTTCCGAGCTTTCCTCCCGCGACCATTTCCCTAAGGAGAGGACAGGGTCGGTATTTCTCTCCCAGGTCGGCATGGAGAACCTCGAGGATATCGAGGCAGATTTCGAGGCCGATAAAGTCCGCGAGTTCGAGCGGTCCCATCGGATGATTGAGGCCGAGCTTCATGACCGTATCGATGCCTTCGCGTGGGGCGACTCCTTCCTGGAGGCAGAAGATCGCATCATTTATCATCGGCATGAGGAGACGGTTTGCGACAAACCCGGGAGAGTCATTGACGATGACCGGAATCTTTCCCATCTTATCAGCAACGGCCTTAATGATGTCGAGGGTTTCTTCGGATGTGCCGGGGCCCCTTATCACCTCGACGAGTTTCATGACGTATGCCGGGTTCATGAAATGCATGCCTGCGAAGCGTCCGGGCCTCCGAACGGCCTGAGCGAGCCTCGTTATCGGGATCGAAGAGGTGTTCGAGGCGAAGACGGTTTCCTCTCGGCATATCCTATCGAGCCCTCGAAAAACCTGTGTCTTTATCTCCTCCTTCTCTGTCACCGCTTCGATTATCAAGTCGGCGTTCATAAAATCTTCCGGACCTGAGGCGGCAGTTATCCTCGAAAGGATGCCGTCTTTTTCTCTGCTATCGAGTTTTCCTTCACTGACCCGTTTTTCGAGCCGCTCCCTTATCCTCGTGATGCCCGCTTCTACATACTCTTCTTTCAGGTCTCCCAGAATTACCCTGTAGCCGCCCTGTGCGGCGGCCTGGGCTATCCCGGCTCCCATGGTACCGGCACCGACCACGGCTATCGTCTCTATCTTCATCTTCAGCTCCGAGACGCCATGCGCTCCTGACCGGCAGGACAGGTCTTCAGGTATTCATCTCTCTTACGATGCGTTTTCAGGTATCCCCTTTTACGGACAGGCGGGCGATAAGGAGCCTCAGCATGTCAGAAGTCCCTTCACCGAGAGTGAGCAGCCGTGCATCCCTCCAGTGCCGGTGGACGTCATATGCGTCCGTGTACCCGTACCCTCCGTGTATCTGTATCGCCGTGTCGCATACCCTCAGTGCCGTCTCTGAAGCGAAGAGTTTGGCCTGGGAGGCTGCTGACGCGACGTCTTCTCCCTTATCCTTCATTCTGGCAGCATAATGGGTTAGAAGCCTTGCCGCCTGTATCCCGGCGGTCATGTCTGCGAGCTTCTCCTGCACGAGCTCGAAGTTCGCTATCTGCTCACCAAAGGCCTTTCTTTCCCTGCTGTATGAGAGGGATTTGTCAAAGGCGGCCTGCGCTATCCCGACGCCTATCGCTGCGATCGTCATCCTCCCGACGTTGAGGATCTGCTTCGCGTACTCAAGGCCCTTCCCCTCCTCCCCGATGAGGTTTGCAGCTGAGACGCGGCAGTCCTGAAGGTGTATCGCAGAAAGGCTGTTTCCCCTGAAGCCGAGTTTCGGCATTGTCTTCATCACCGTCAGTCCCTGCGAATCTCTCGGCACGAGAAAAGAGGAGATGCCTCTCTCAGACCTGGCAAAGACGAGGAGGTAATCGCCTTCCGCGGCGTTCGTTATCAATGTCTTATTGCCGCTCAGGAGGAAGGCCTTCCCGGACCGCTCGGCCTTCGTCTGGATCGCCTTCGCATCGGAGCCGCAGCAGGGCTCCGTGAGGGCAAAGGCGGCAAGGGATCTCCCTTCGACAAGCCCCTCATCCCTCAGGAACTTTTCCTTCTGGCGATCATCTCCGAAGAGCCGTATGCCCTCGCAGATCATTCCCTGAATCGAGACCTGGAGGACCGTATTTGCGCATGCCTTGGCAAGCATCTCTAATGCAGCGATATAGAGGGAGAAAGGCAGTCCCGACCCGCCATAATGCTCGGGGAAAGGAAATGCCATGATCCCCTGCTTCCGCAGCCTTTCGAGATTCTCCCGGGGAAAGATCTCTTCCTGATCGATTCTCCGTGCATGGGGCAGGATCTCCTTTTCTGCGAAAGTACCGATCGACTCGAGCACTGCATGGTACTTTCTCGTGTCGGGGAAGAGCATGTCGAGTATCGCTCTCTGTTCTTTTCGATAAAACATCGTTTATCTCTCGACGATCATCGCCACCGCGTTTCCGCCGCCGAGGCAGAGGGTTGCCAGACCCCTCTCCAGCCCTCTTTCCTGTAGGGCGTAGAGAAGCGTGACGAGAATCCTGGCGCCGCTGCATCCTATCGGATGGCCCATCGCAACAGCGCCTCCCTTCACATTGAACCTTTCGGGATCGATCCCCAATTCCCTCGATACCGCGATAGACGCGGTCGAATAGGCCTCGTTATGCTCCACGAGGTCTATGTCGCCTATGGTAAGGCCGGTCCTCTTGAGGAGTTTCCTGACGGTCGGGATAGGAGCCTCCATCACATCTTCAGGCCTCGTCCCCCCTGTCGCATAACCCGTTATCCGTGCGAGCGGTTTGATCCCGAGTTCTTTCGCCTTTCTTGCTGAAGTCACGATAAGGGCTGCCGCGCCGTCGCTGAGCTTCGAACTGTTTCCCGCGGTGAGTATCCCGTCTTTCTTGAAGACAGGCTGGAGCTTCGACAGTTTCTCGATAGATGTATCTTCCCTCACGCACTCATCTCTCTCAACGGGGGTTCCGCCGACTTCGACCGGCAGTATCTCTTCGCGAAATCCTCCGTTCTCTATCGCCCCCAGCGCCTTCTCATGGCTCATGAAGGCGAACCTGTCAGCCTCTTCTCTCGTTATACCGTATTTCACGGCTATCCTCTCTCCCGTAATCGCCATATGGTAGTCGTTATAGACATCCCAGAGACCATCATGGATCATCGTATCAGCGACCATAGCGTCTCCGAGCTTCATGCCCCAGCGGAGGCTTCTGATTATATGCGGTGAAGCGCTCATGTTCTCCATGCCTCCTGCGACGATGATTCCGGCGTCACCGGACTTTATCGCCTGACCGGCGAGCACGACCGCCTTGAGGCCGGAACCGCAGACCTTGTTCACGGTAAATGCTCCCGTTTCGACGGGTATGCCGGCGTAGATAGCGGCCTGCCGAGCGGGGTTCTGGCCGAGGCCCGCTGAGATTACATTCCCCATGATGACTTCATCGACGTCTTCCAGCCGGATACCAGCCCGCCTTACCGCTTCCTTTATCACGAGGGCTCCCAGTCGCTGGGCTGATATATCTCTGAAAGCGCGACCGAACCTGCCGATGGCGGTTCGCACGGCGCTGACGAGAACCACTCCTTCAGGCACGGACAATCACCCTCCCTCTTTCTGCTCTGTTGCAGGCCTATTTGTATGGCGCATCCTCTTGCTCTCCTCCTTCTGCCTCAGACTTCCCGAGGAGCCCTACCACTTCCTCATCGGTCGTCTGTGAGAAGTCATCGTAATAGTTCCCGACCGCCATGAAATGTGAGGGGGTTTCGAGGCAGATGAACTCGTCGACCATCCGCCTCAGTTCGTCCGCGGTATCAGGCGGCGCAACGGGAAGAGCCAGGACTACTCTTTTCAGCCGCTCTTTTTTCAGAGTTTCTATCGCCGCCTTCATGGTCGCGCCCGTTGCAACGCCATCATCAACGATGATGACGGTCTTGCCTTCAAGGTCTTTTAGTCCTTTACCCTCGCGGTACAGCTCCTGTCTCCCGGAGATCTCTTTCTTCTGCCTTGCTATCTCAGTCTGAATGTATTCCTCCGGAATTCCGTAGGAAGAGAGAACATTTTGATTCAAGACTACCGCGCCTGTCTCGGAAACCGCTCCCGCCGCCAATTCGGGCTGCAAGGGGGCCCCTATCTTACGAACAATGAGGACATCGAGAGGCACGCGGAGGTGCCGAGCGATTTCAGCACCTGTCACTACACCGCCCCTCGGAAGGGCCAGCACAAGGATCTCCTTCTCGCGTTCATACGCTTTCAGTCTCTCGGCAAGGAGCCTGCCCGCTTCCTTCCTGTCACGAAACATGATACCCCTCTGGTCCGGAATACCTGTTAAAGACAATCTATAGCAGACCGTCATGGTTGTCAAGGACAGAAAAGGCTTTGAGCTACAGTCTGTATGGTTCTTTTCTTGTCTTCACGCAGACCTGATTTTGCAAGCGAGAACGAGATGTGCTACATTTCTCTTGAGGGCGCGGCCCCTCGATCGAGCTGTATCGGTGAATAATTCTATCCGTCCGGAGGATTCTATGGACAGTGAGAAACTCATGCATGATCTGATCGTCGACCGTCTCAGGGGTAAGTTTTCCCCGGATTACCGCGAAATAAGGGTCAATCGGGAGGGCGATCCGGACCTCGTTCTCGCCAGCCATGGTCTGACACTCGCTGTTGTCGAAGTGGAGACCGAGCAGAGCATAACGCTTGAAAAGGCAGAGCGCTGGAAGGAGATGACGCATTCAGGCTCGAAACTGATTCTCATGGTTCCTAAGAAGGCAAAGGTGAAAGTGACGGAACTCCTCTGGAAGCACGGCATCGCCGATAAGGTCGGGGTCGGCAGTTACGAGCTTGTCATCACGATGCCGTGAGGACCGAGGTTGCCGGGGGGAACGGATAAAATGGTCATCCATGCCTGTTATATCTCCAATACGGGAAAGGTGAGGAGCAATAATGAAGACAGCATCCTGCTGAATGGGCTCCTCGCCTCCCAGGCGGCGATGGATAGAACGGTATGCCTGAGGTCGGAGGATGAAAGGCAGATATACGCCGTTGCCGACGGCATGGGGGGCCACGCAAAGGGAGAGGTTGCGAGCAGGTCGGTCCTTGAGGTTTTCAAGGGACGATACAAAGAGGCTGACAGTCCTGAATCGATCGGGGAGATTATTCTCTCCTCAAAAAAGTATCTGAATGGACTGGCGGAAAATGACAGGGCTGCCTATGGTTTAGGGACGACGATAGCGGGTGTGCTGCTCATCAACAGCAGGGCGATTATCTTTAATTGCGGCGACAGCAGGGTATACGAACTGAGGAGCGGTTCTCTCGAGAGGGTCACGAGGGACCATTCGGTGGTCGCGGAGCTTTTCGAGAGCGGCTTAATTACCGAAGAGGAGATGAGGCACCATCCTCAGAAAAGTATTCTGACTTCTGCCATAATGGGAGATCTGCGGAGCAAGATGCCGGAGTGGTATTTTAAGGAGGCGCAGGTCGGCGGCGGGGAGAAGTATTTCATCTGCAGCGACGGACTCTGGGAGAGCATGGAGCGGAGCGAGATCGAAAAATGTTTCGCGGACGCTGCCCTTGAGGAGGCGGTTCAGTCTCTCTTCATGAGGGCGATGGTTCATGGCGGAAGAGATAATATCAGCATCATCGGCCTTGAGGTCGGGGAATAGTTTTACAGTTTCCTTACGGGTAATTCAAGCCGCGACAAGGAAGAATCCGGGCTGCTCACTAGAATAGGTCCATCGAGGGTTGGATATCACGCACTGTCTCTGTAGTATCTGATCCTTTTTGCACCGGTGAGAAAGGAAAGGAGCATGCTGACGATGCTCACGATGAGCGCCCCCCAGAAGGCGGGCCAGAAGCCGTCTATATGAAAGCCGAGGTTGAAGGTATTCGAGAGTCCGGCGGTTATCGCGAGCATGAGGGCGTTTACGACGAGGGTGAAGAGACCGAGAGACAGGACGATCACCGGCAGGGTAAGGAGTTGAATGACCGGCTTGATGAGGGAGTTCGCGAACCCGAAGATTGCCCCGACGACGATCATCTTCCACCATGCGCCGGTGAAGGCTATACCGTTTACGAATTTTACGGCGGCCATTATCGAGAGGGCGTTTATCATCACCCTCAGGATTAAATATGCCATATGACGCCTCGAGTTCCCATAAAGTCCGTTTGTGCGCTCACGATGAAGAATTTCCTCTCTGAGCCCACCTGCTCAGGAGTATCATAACAAAATAGATGGGAAAAGAGTTACGGGGCAGCGCCGACCCATGCAAAGTTTCCGCCGGCACCCTGTTCTCCATTGACATATCGATATCTTATCGTTGATTATAAATGAAAGCCGTGGCTATACTGGCAGGACTGTGAATCCGATCGAAAAGAGAAAAGAGACGGTGAGGAGGTTACGATGAGTTTCAGAAGATTTCTTCTTTCGGACAAGAGAGGTTTTACCCTCATAGAATTACTCGTTGTCCTTGTAATTATAGGTCTCCTCGCGGCACTCGTCGGCCCGAGGGTCTTCACGGGAGTGGGAAAGGGAAAGCAGGGCAGCGCGAAGGCACAGATAGAGCTCCTCGGACAGGCCCTGGACCAGTTCAGGCTCGATACCGGAAGATACCCTACGACTCAGGAAGGATTGGCTGCCCTTGTTACGAATCCGGGCGTCGATAACTGGCAGGGGCCCTATCTCAAGAAGGCGTTGCCGAATGACCCCTGGGGAAGACCGTACCAGTATCAGTGTCCGGGAACGCATTCTGAATATGACCTCTTTTCCTACGGCAGGGACGGATCCCCGGGTGGCGAGGGCGAAGACAAGGATGTCGTGAGCTGGGAGTAGTCGCCGACTCCCGGGTCCGGATTAGATTTGGTGAAGATGTCCCGGTTACGTTTTCCGGCCGCTCTTTTTTTCTAATTCATATTCGAGTAACGCTACCTTTTGACTGAGTTCCTTTACCTTTCCCTTGAGGTCTGAGATCACATAGGAGAAATAGATGAGGGCGAGTATGAGAAAGAAGATGACCCAGACGAAGACTAGGGCTGGCGGATAACCGATCCCGAGCTTCCTCGCGAGGGGGTCGACGACGATATCGGCAACGGAACTCGCCATGAGAGCGATGCCGACAACGAACCAGGCTATCGATATCTCTTCCCTGAACTTCTTCCGTCTCACCATTTCGAAGATGATCAGGAAAAGGGTGAGACCGAGAAGGAATATGGTGACCCTCAAGCCGAAAGACATGTTACTTCTCCTCCCTCCTCATCATGACCATGATGATCGCAAGCACCATTTTCGTGATATAGAATATCGGATTTAGTCCGCTGTGCATCGACTTCTTCTGCGGGTTGTTCACCATGACTACGGGAGCCTCGACCACCTTGAACTTCTTCTTGTGGAGGATCATGATGATATTCACATCAGGATAATCAAGGGGATAGTTGTCACCCTCTGCGAGATAGGAGAAGACCTCTCTCTTCAAGAGCTGGAAGCCCGATGTGGGATCGGTTATGTTTATTCCCGTATACAACCTCGCAATCCTGGAGAAGAGCCATATCCCGATCTTCCTCGCGATGCCGGTCCTGTACTGTCCCCCGATAAACCGGGAACCTATCACAACATGAGCGGCTTCCCTTTCCATGGTCGTGAGAAGACTTTCTATCGACGAGGGGACATGCTGACCGTCGGCGTCGATGGTGATGACCGACTCATACCCCTCCTTGTCGGCGAACCTGAAGCCGGTCTGGAGGGCTGCACCGTAACCTAAGTTAAAGGGCAGGTCGATGACGATTACGCCCTGACGCAACGCTATGGCCGCCGTCCTGTCCGTTGAACCGTCGTTGATGACGAGGATATCTGCCGCGGGAAGATGAATCTTTATCTCGCGGATCACCTCTTCTATGGTCGCCTCTTCGTTCAATGCTGGGATGATCACAAGGTATCTTCGATCATCCATGCGCTTCCGCCCAGTTCCTGCCATGACCTATCTCGACCTTGAGAGGGACCCGGATATCGGCAGCCCCTTCCATCATTGCCCGTATCAGTTCCTTGGCCTTCACCGTCTCCTCTTCGGGAGACTCGAAGACGAGTTCGTCATGAACCTGGAGGACCATCTTCGTTTTCGAGCCTTCAGTCCTGAGGAGATTCCGAATCCCTATCATGGCGATCTTTATGATGTCGGCTGCGGTCCCCTGAATGGGAGAATTCACGGCGAGCCGTTCTCCCATGGAGCGTGTCGCCGCAGTACGGCTCTTCAGTTCCGGAACGGTCCTCTTTCTTCCGAACATAGTCGTCACGAAACCCTTCTCTCCCGCATCGAGAAGGGCGCGGCCGATATAGGTCTTCACACCGGGGTGGCCTGCGAAATAACCGTCGATGTATCTCTTTGCATCCTCTCTCGATATGCTCAACGCCTCTGAGAGGCCGAAGGGCGAGATGCCGTAGACGATGCCGAAGTTCACCGTCTTCGCGACTCTCCTCATGTCCGAGGTGACCTTCCCGATCGGGACCCCGAATAGCTCCGATGCCGTCTTCGAATGGACGTCGATACCGCTCATGAACGCCTCAATGAGTCCCCGGTCTCCGCTCAGGTGCGCGAGGATCCGTAATTCGATCTG
This genomic window contains:
- a CDS encoding protein phosphatase 2C domain-containing protein translates to MPGGTDKMVIHACYISNTGKVRSNNEDSILLNGLLASQAAMDRTVCLRSEDERQIYAVADGMGGHAKGEVASRSVLEVFKGRYKEADSPESIGEIILSSKKYLNGLAENDRAAYGLGTTIAGVLLINSRAIIFNCGDSRVYELRSGSLERVTRDHSVVAELFESGLITEEEMRHHPQKSILTSAIMGDLRSKMPEWYFKEAQVGGGEKYFICSDGLWESMERSEIEKCFADAALEEAVQSLFMRAMVHGGRDNISIIGLEVGE
- a CDS encoding phage holin family protein; this encodes MAYLILRVMINALSIMAAVKFVNGIAFTGAWWKMIVVGAIFGFANSLIKPVIQLLTLPVIVLSLGLFTLVVNALMLAITAGLSNTFNLGFHIDGFWPAFWGALIVSIVSMLLSFLTGAKRIRYYRDSA
- a CDS encoding glycosyltransferase family 2 protein, translating into MDDRRYLVIIPALNEEATIEEVIREIKIHLPAADILVINDGSTDRTAAIALRQGVIVIDLPFNLGYGAALQTGFRFADKEGYESVITIDADGQHVPSSIESLLTTMEREAAHVVIGSRFIGGQYRTGIARKIGIWLFSRIARLYTGINITDPTSGFQLLKREVFSYLAEGDNYPLDYPDVNIIMILHKKKFKVVEAPVVMVNNPQKKSMHSGLNPIFYITKMVLAIIMVMMRREEK
- a CDS encoding acetyl-CoA C-acetyltransferase, with product MPEGVVLVSAVRTAIGRFGRAFRDISAQRLGALVIKEAVRRAGIRLEDVDEVIMGNVISAGLGQNPARQAAIYAGIPVETGAFTVNKVCGSGLKAVVLAGQAIKSGDAGIIVAGGMENMSASPHIIRSLRWGMKLGDAMVADTMIHDGLWDVYNDYHMAITGERIAVKYGITREEADRFAFMSHEKALGAIENGGFREEILPVEVGGTPVERDECVREDTSIEKLSKLQPVFKKDGILTAGNSSKLSDGAAALIVTSARKAKELGIKPLARITGYATGGTRPEDVMEAPIPTVRKLLKRTGLTIGDIDLVEHNEAYSTASIAVSRELGIDPERFNVKGGAVAMGHPIGCSGARILVTLLYALQERGLERGLATLCLGGGNAVAMIVER
- a CDS encoding phosphoribosyltransferase produces the protein MFRDRKEAGRLLAERLKAYEREKEILVLALPRGGVVTGAEIARHLRVPLDVLIVRKIGAPLQPELAAGAVSETGAVVLNQNVLSSYGIPEEYIQTEIARQKKEISGRQELYREGKGLKDLEGKTVIIVDDGVATGATMKAAIETLKKERLKRVVLALPVAPPDTADELRRMVDEFICLETPSHFMAVGNYYDDFSQTTDEEVVGLLGKSEAEGGEQEDAPYK
- a CDS encoding enoyl-CoA hydratase-related protein produces the protein MNTDKLLRVEKKGEIGIITLDSPGRLNILDTALLRDLRDSLTTIEKDREVRVVILTGNGNFCAGADIKEMKGKSPEEAEAFSRLGHTVFSLIEDMGKAVIAAVSGYALGGGCELAISCDIRMAAANARFGQPELNLGLIPGFGATQRLPRLVGMGKAKEMLLTGRIIDADEAVSCGLADSIVNEADLYEKSMDMAKAIAQKGPLAVKKVKILLNNAPGIEEGIEREIRSFTECFATKDLEEGMKAFLEKRKPRFSGI
- a CDS encoding DUF2304 domain-containing protein gives rise to the protein MSFGLRVTIFLLGLTLFLIIFEMVRRKKFREEISIAWFVVGIALMASSVADIVVDPLARKLGIGYPPALVFVWVIFFLILALIYFSYVISDLKGKVKELSQKVALLEYELEKKSGRKT
- a CDS encoding acyl-CoA dehydrogenase family protein, with protein sequence MFYRKEQRAILDMLFPDTRKYHAVLESIGTFAEKEILPHARRIDQEEIFPRENLERLRKQGIMAFPFPEHYGGSGLPFSLYIAALEMLAKACANTVLQVSIQGMICEGIRLFGDDRQKEKFLRDEGLVEGRSLAAFALTEPCCGSDAKAIQTKAERSGKAFLLSGNKTLITNAAEGDYLLVFARSERGISSFLVPRDSQGLTVMKTMPKLGFRGNSLSAIHLQDCRVSAANLIGEEGKGLEYAKQILNVGRMTIAAIGVGIAQAAFDKSLSYSRERKAFGEQIANFELVQEKLADMTAGIQAARLLTHYAARMKDKGEDVASAASQAKLFASETALRVCDTAIQIHGGYGYTDAYDVHRHWRDARLLTLGEGTSDMLRLLIARLSVKGDT
- the gspG gene encoding type II secretion system major pseudopilin GspG, translated to MSFRRFLLSDKRGFTLIELLVVLVIIGLLAALVGPRVFTGVGKGKQGSAKAQIELLGQALDQFRLDTGRYPTTQEGLAALVTNPGVDNWQGPYLKKALPNDPWGRPYQYQCPGTHSEYDLFSYGRDGSPGGEGEDKDVVSWE
- a CDS encoding 3-hydroxyacyl-CoA dehydrogenase NAD-binding domain-containing protein is translated as MKIETIAVVGAGTMGAGIAQAAAQGGYRVILGDLKEEYVEAGITRIRERLEKRVSEGKLDSREKDGILSRITAASGPEDFMNADLIIEAVTEKEEIKTQVFRGLDRICREETVFASNTSSIPITRLAQAVRRPGRFAGMHFMNPAYVMKLVEVIRGPGTSEETLDIIKAVADKMGKIPVIVNDSPGFVANRLLMPMINDAIFCLQEGVAPREGIDTVMKLGLNHPMGPLELADFIGLEICLDILEVLHADLGEKYRPCPLLREMVAGGKLGKKNGEGFYEYR